Proteins co-encoded in one Nicotiana sylvestris chromosome 7, ASM39365v2, whole genome shotgun sequence genomic window:
- the LOC138872973 gene encoding uncharacterized protein, producing the protein MDPLKYIFQKPMPTRKLSKWQILLSEFDIIYVTQKVVKGQALADHLAENPVGAEYEPLKIYSPDEEVSFVGEDIAEAYDCWRMFFNRTTNFKGVGIGAVSVSEIGPHYPVSAKLRFSYTNNMAKYEACIMGLNLAIDMNIQELLVIGDADLLVHQVQG; encoded by the coding sequence atggaccctctgaagtacatctttcagaagcccatgcctaccagGAAGTTATCCAAATGGcaaatactgttaagtgagttcgatatcatctatgtaactcagaaggtagtcaaaggacaagcattggcagaccatcttgctgaaaatcctgtgggagcAGAATACGAACCACTAAAAATTTATTCTCCTGATGAAGAAGTTTCAtttgtaggagaggacattgcagaAGCCTATGActgttggagaatgttctttaaTAGAACTAccaatttcaaaggagtgggtattggagcaGTTTCGGTATCAGAAATAGGTCCACATTATCCTGTATCCGCAAAGCTTAGGTTCTCGTACACTAATAATATGGCAAAATATGAGGCTTGtatcatggggctcaatttggccatcgatatgaatatacaagagttgctggtaattggtgatgcagatcttctggtacatcaggttcaaggatAA